Proteins encoded in a region of the Flavobacterium sp. PMTSA4 genome:
- a CDS encoding MGMT family protein — translation MKSNNDNFFERVYEIVRQIPEGKVTSYGAIAKALGATRSARMVGWAMNASHNIEDVPAHRVVNRKGLLTGKHHFDGTNLMQQLLENEGIKVIDNQIIDFEKHFWEPKVDS, via the coding sequence ATGAAGTCTAATAACGATAATTTCTTTGAACGTGTTTACGAAATCGTTCGCCAAATTCCCGAAGGAAAAGTAACTTCTTATGGAGCAATAGCTAAAGCACTTGGCGCAACCAGGTCAGCAAGAATGGTCGGTTGGGCAATGAACGCAAGTCATAATATTGAAGATGTTCCTGCTCATCGTGTAGTCAATAGAAAAGGGTTGCTAACTGGTAAGCATCATTTTGATGGAACAAATTTGATGCAGCAATTACTCGAAAACGAAGGAATAAAAGTAATTGACAATCAAATTATCGATTTTGAAAAACATTTTTGGGAGCCAAAAGTTGACTCCTAA